A window of the Maniola hyperantus chromosome 16, iAphHyp1.2, whole genome shotgun sequence genome harbors these coding sequences:
- the LOC117989397 gene encoding fasciclin-2-like isoform X7, producing the protein MEKLVFVALLFCVLLSASYACFTSNQTHFTRMRIGSQFYQECKCDDPGKEGVKLTWLDPHDQEILPLRPGIESNVYSEWVDEDTYRLFISSLGKSISGAYKCVTVHNGQTFALTYNVEAYDRPYFINTNETQYIVNGKNVTIFCKARSETDPLIIWYKQDGLTKIRDGDKYETSSQGLIIKGVTNDDKGLYRCAASDLKTGEEIIRDIQVEVISVPKITEIVASPDSNVVAGGVLEIVCMATGSPHPEYVWRKIPKYPQPIGNYTFPAQYAHWKQEGNRVTIYDVNENDAGAYECTATNVAGSSSGSINIDVYFMPEITKADRVVAIEGSTVQIVCRSQGLPIPQMSINYLGEEVDERSIVWDVKNISNIEVEFYLTFLRVNRTHDGFYVCNATNFLATDQREINLAVLYPPHFDEAFEEAWGWSGRSTNLSCDNHSSPPANITWNYQGNDLTKEEQTKINNIMADKIHDNPLIIENVSLYGTYQCIANNGFGEDKKMIILRQGFVPAAINNVTLTNITATSVTFSINVPESLIGPPIKAYKAEYDEAENYNITDIHINRTWSIDRPFRIDRLKPSTVYYIKFAAVNDVGDGPWSEVYDFDTLENTNFRSVPLEPVWEADVEEVAAMERKLKWKQEELVDSYNIRLCPMNNGIIEDTMCTDKTIEPAAEFQLEEVDSNTTYYLELIAHNSNGSSTPAHIMFTIPAEEEKLLSAGALIGISIVVVFLCLVLLDVVLLLWRKQGIIAHCCNNKKKIKREIPK; encoded by the exons CGAGCTACGCATGCTTCACAAGCAATCAGACTCACTTTACCCGGATGAGAATTGGAAGTCAGTTTTACCAGGAATGTAAATGTGACGACCCGGGCAAGGAAGGAGTCAAGTTAACATGGTTGGATCCACACGATCAAGAAATTCTACCATTAAG ACCAGGTATAGAATCGAACGTGTATTCAGAATGGGTGGATGAAGACACATACAGGCTGTTCATATCGAGCCTTGGCAAATCAATATCTGGAGCTTACAAGTGCGTGACCGTGCACAATGGCCAAACGTTCGCACTTACGTACAACGTTGAAGCATATG ATCGTCCTTACTTTATTAATACAAATGAGACTCAGTATATCGTAAATGGGAAAAATGttactatattttgtaaagcCCGAAGCGAGACAGATCCTTTAATTATTTGGTACAAACAAGACGGCCTAACTAAG ATAAGGGATGGCGACAAATACGAAACTTCATCACAAGGATTGATAATAAAAGGAGTAACAAACGATGATAAAGGGCTGTACAGATGTGCAGCATCGGATCTCAAAACTGGGGAAGAAATAATCAGAGATATACAAGTTGAG GTGATATCAGTACCAAAGATAACAGAAATTGTAGCGTCTCCTGATAGCAATGTGGTAGCTGGTGGCGTATTAGAGATCGTATGTATGGCTACTGGTAGCCCTCACCCGGAATATGTATGGAGAAAGATTCCCAAATac CCTCAACCAATTGGAAATTACACTTTCCCGGCGCAATACGCTCATTGGAAACAAGAAGGCAATAGAGTAACAATATACGACGTGAATGAAAATGATGCCGGGGCTTATGAATGTACAGCTACTAATGTGGCTGGTTCCTCGTCGGGGAGTATCAACATAGAT GTATATTTCATGCCAGAGATAACAAAAGCTGATAGGGTAGTAGCCATAGAAGGATCGACAGTGCAAATAGTTTGCAGATCACAAGGCCTACCAATTCCCCAGATGAGTATAAACTATTTGGGGGAGGAAGTCGATGAACGAAG CATAGTATGGGACGTGAAGAATATTAGTAACATCGAAGTAGAGTTCTATTTGACTTTCCTCAGAGTCAATAGAACTCACGACGGGTTTTATGTTTGTAACGCGACCAATTTCT TGGCCACTGATCAAAGAGAAATTAATTTGGCGGTATTGTACCCGCCACACTTCGATGAAGCATTCGAGGAAGCCTGGGGCTGGAGCGGGCGTAGTACAAACCTGAGTTGTGACAACCATAGCAGTCCACCGGCAAATATTACATGgaa TTATCAAGGCAATGATTTAACAAAAGAGGAACAAACGAAAATCAACAACATCATGGCCGACAAGATACACGATAATCCACTAATAATTGAGAACGTATCACTTTATGGAACTTATCAATGTATTGCCAACAACGGATTCGGCGAAGACAAAAAAATGATTATATTGAGACAAGGATTTGTTCCAGCAGCTATTAATAAT GTAACACTAACAAACATCACAGCAACATCAGTCACATTTTCCATCAACGTGCCAGAATCCCTCATCGGACCTCCTATAAAAGCATACAAAGCAGAATATGACGAAGCCGAAAACTACAACATAACAGACATACACATAAATAGAACTTGGTCTATTGATAGACCGTTCAGAATAGATAGACTGAAACCCAGTACAGTTTACTATATAAAGTTTGCAGCTGTTAATGATGTCGGTGACGGGCCTTGGAGTGAAGTCTACGATTTCGACACACTTGAAAA CACGAATTTCAGGTCAGTGCCACTAGAGCCTGTCTGGGAGGCGGATGTAGAGGAAGTTGCTGCAATGGAGCGTAAACTAAAGTGGAAACAAGAGGAACTAGTCGATTCCTACAACATACGACTTTGCCCA ATGAACAACGGTATTATCGAGGATACAATGTGTACAGACAAGACTATCGAACCAGCAGCCGAATTCCAACTGGAAGAAGTAGATTCCAACACAACTTACTATCTTGAATTGATTGCGCACAATTCTAACGGTTCATCCACTCCTGCGCATATAATGTTTACAATACCAG CTGAAGAAGAAAAGCTATTATCTGCTGGAGCTTTAATCGGAATATCAATAGTGGTAGTATTCTTATGCCTCGTGTTATTGGACGTAGTTCTATTGCTGTGGCGGAAACAAGGCATCATTGCTCATTGCTGCAACAACAAGAAGAAGATTAAAAGAGAA atccctaaatga
- the LOC117989397 gene encoding fasciclin-2-like isoform X1 produces MEKLVFVALLFCVLLSASYACFTSNQTHFTRMRIGSQFYQECKCDDPGKEGVKLTWLDPHDQEILPLRPGIESNVYSEWVDEDTYRLFISSLGKSISGAYKCVTVHNGQTFALTYNVEAYDRPYFINTNETQYIVNGKNVTIFCKARSETDPLIIWYKQDGLTKIRDGDKYETSSQGLIIKGVTNDDKGLYRCAASDLKTGEEIIRDIQVEVISVPKITEIVASPDSNVVAGGVLEIVCMATGSPHPEYVWRKIPKYPQPIGNYTFPAQYAHWKQEGNRVTIYDVNENDAGAYECTATNVAGSSSGSINIDVYFMPEITKADRVVAIEGSTVQIVCRSQGLPIPQMSINYLGEEVDERSIVWDVKNISNIEVEFYLTFLRVNRTHDGFYVCNATNFLATDQREINLAVLYPPHFDEAFEEAWGWSGRSTNLSCDNHSSPPANITWNYQGNDLTKEEQTKINNIMADKIHDNPLIIENVSLYGTYQCIANNGFGEDKKMIILRQGFVPAAINNVTLTNITATSVTFSINVPESLIGPPIKAYKAEYDEAENYNITDIHINRTWSIDRPFRIDRLKPSTVYYIKFAAVNDVGDGPWSEVYDFDTLENTNFRSVPLEPVWEADVEEVAAMERKLKWKQEELVDSYNIRLCPMNNGIIEDTMCTDKTIEPAAEFQLEEVDSNTTYYLELIAHNSNGSSTPAHIMFTIPAEEEKLLSAGALIGISIVVVFLCLVLLDVVLLLWRKQGIIAHCCNNKKKIKREVSLNSRSLNENINGKKEDKFLLETGKAFLETTQNPTTHKSGRAMDTENMNTTRRPAL; encoded by the exons CGAGCTACGCATGCTTCACAAGCAATCAGACTCACTTTACCCGGATGAGAATTGGAAGTCAGTTTTACCAGGAATGTAAATGTGACGACCCGGGCAAGGAAGGAGTCAAGTTAACATGGTTGGATCCACACGATCAAGAAATTCTACCATTAAG ACCAGGTATAGAATCGAACGTGTATTCAGAATGGGTGGATGAAGACACATACAGGCTGTTCATATCGAGCCTTGGCAAATCAATATCTGGAGCTTACAAGTGCGTGACCGTGCACAATGGCCAAACGTTCGCACTTACGTACAACGTTGAAGCATATG ATCGTCCTTACTTTATTAATACAAATGAGACTCAGTATATCGTAAATGGGAAAAATGttactatattttgtaaagcCCGAAGCGAGACAGATCCTTTAATTATTTGGTACAAACAAGACGGCCTAACTAAG ATAAGGGATGGCGACAAATACGAAACTTCATCACAAGGATTGATAATAAAAGGAGTAACAAACGATGATAAAGGGCTGTACAGATGTGCAGCATCGGATCTCAAAACTGGGGAAGAAATAATCAGAGATATACAAGTTGAG GTGATATCAGTACCAAAGATAACAGAAATTGTAGCGTCTCCTGATAGCAATGTGGTAGCTGGTGGCGTATTAGAGATCGTATGTATGGCTACTGGTAGCCCTCACCCGGAATATGTATGGAGAAAGATTCCCAAATac CCTCAACCAATTGGAAATTACACTTTCCCGGCGCAATACGCTCATTGGAAACAAGAAGGCAATAGAGTAACAATATACGACGTGAATGAAAATGATGCCGGGGCTTATGAATGTACAGCTACTAATGTGGCTGGTTCCTCGTCGGGGAGTATCAACATAGAT GTATATTTCATGCCAGAGATAACAAAAGCTGATAGGGTAGTAGCCATAGAAGGATCGACAGTGCAAATAGTTTGCAGATCACAAGGCCTACCAATTCCCCAGATGAGTATAAACTATTTGGGGGAGGAAGTCGATGAACGAAG CATAGTATGGGACGTGAAGAATATTAGTAACATCGAAGTAGAGTTCTATTTGACTTTCCTCAGAGTCAATAGAACTCACGACGGGTTTTATGTTTGTAACGCGACCAATTTCT TGGCCACTGATCAAAGAGAAATTAATTTGGCGGTATTGTACCCGCCACACTTCGATGAAGCATTCGAGGAAGCCTGGGGCTGGAGCGGGCGTAGTACAAACCTGAGTTGTGACAACCATAGCAGTCCACCGGCAAATATTACATGgaa TTATCAAGGCAATGATTTAACAAAAGAGGAACAAACGAAAATCAACAACATCATGGCCGACAAGATACACGATAATCCACTAATAATTGAGAACGTATCACTTTATGGAACTTATCAATGTATTGCCAACAACGGATTCGGCGAAGACAAAAAAATGATTATATTGAGACAAGGATTTGTTCCAGCAGCTATTAATAAT GTAACACTAACAAACATCACAGCAACATCAGTCACATTTTCCATCAACGTGCCAGAATCCCTCATCGGACCTCCTATAAAAGCATACAAAGCAGAATATGACGAAGCCGAAAACTACAACATAACAGACATACACATAAATAGAACTTGGTCTATTGATAGACCGTTCAGAATAGATAGACTGAAACCCAGTACAGTTTACTATATAAAGTTTGCAGCTGTTAATGATGTCGGTGACGGGCCTTGGAGTGAAGTCTACGATTTCGACACACTTGAAAA CACGAATTTCAGGTCAGTGCCACTAGAGCCTGTCTGGGAGGCGGATGTAGAGGAAGTTGCTGCAATGGAGCGTAAACTAAAGTGGAAACAAGAGGAACTAGTCGATTCCTACAACATACGACTTTGCCCA ATGAACAACGGTATTATCGAGGATACAATGTGTACAGACAAGACTATCGAACCAGCAGCCGAATTCCAACTGGAAGAAGTAGATTCCAACACAACTTACTATCTTGAATTGATTGCGCACAATTCTAACGGTTCATCCACTCCTGCGCATATAATGTTTACAATACCAG CTGAAGAAGAAAAGCTATTATCTGCTGGAGCTTTAATCGGAATATCAATAGTGGTAGTATTCTTATGCCTCGTGTTATTGGACGTAGTTCTATTGCTGTGGCGGAAACAAGGCATCATTGCTCATTGCTGCAACAACAAGAAGAAGATTAAAAGAGAAGTGAGTTTAAATTCAAG atccctaaatgaaaatataaatggTAAAAAAGAGGACAAGTTCTTGTTAG AGACAGGAAAGGCCTTCTTAGAGACAACCCAGAACCCAACGACGCACAAAAGCGGGCGAGCAATGGACACAGAGAATATGAATACAACAAGACGACCGGCGTTATAA
- the LOC117989397 gene encoding fasciclin-2-like isoform X6, with product MEKLVFVALLFCVLLSASYACFTSNQTHFTRMRIGSQFYQECKCDDPGKEGVKLTWLDPHDQEILPLRPGIESNVYSEWVDEDTYRLFISSLGKSISGAYKCVTVHNGQTFALTYNVEAYDRPYFINTNETQYIVNGKNVTIFCKARSETDPLIIWYKQDGLTKIRDGDKYETSSQGLIIKGVTNDDKGLYRCAASDLKTGEEIIRDIQVEVISVPKITEIVASPDSNVVAGGVLEIVCMATGSPHPEYVWRKIPKYPQPIGNYTFPAQYAHWKQEGNRVTIYDVNENDAGAYECTATNVAGSSSGSINIDVYFMPEITKADRVVAIEGSTVQIVCRSQGLPIPQMSINYLGEEVDERSIVWDVKNISNIEVEFYLTFLRVNRTHDGFYVCNATNFLATDQREINLAVLYPPHFDEAFEEAWGWSGRSTNLSCDNHSSPPANITWNYQGNDLTKEEQTKINNIMADKIHDNPLIIENVSLYGTYQCIANNGFGEDKKMIILRQGFVPAAINNVTLTNITATSVTFSINVPESLIGPPIKAYKAEYDEAENYNITDIHINRTWSIDRPFRIDRLKPSTVYYIKFAAVNDVGDGPWSEVYDFDTLENTNFRSVPLEPVWEADVEEVAAMERKLKWKQEELVDSYNIRLCPMNNGIIEDTMCTDKTIEPAAEFQLEEVDSNTTYYLELIAHNSNGSSTPAHIMFTIPAEEEKLLSAGALIGISIVVVFLCLVLLDVVLLLWRKQGIIAHCCNNKKKIKRERQERPS from the exons CGAGCTACGCATGCTTCACAAGCAATCAGACTCACTTTACCCGGATGAGAATTGGAAGTCAGTTTTACCAGGAATGTAAATGTGACGACCCGGGCAAGGAAGGAGTCAAGTTAACATGGTTGGATCCACACGATCAAGAAATTCTACCATTAAG ACCAGGTATAGAATCGAACGTGTATTCAGAATGGGTGGATGAAGACACATACAGGCTGTTCATATCGAGCCTTGGCAAATCAATATCTGGAGCTTACAAGTGCGTGACCGTGCACAATGGCCAAACGTTCGCACTTACGTACAACGTTGAAGCATATG ATCGTCCTTACTTTATTAATACAAATGAGACTCAGTATATCGTAAATGGGAAAAATGttactatattttgtaaagcCCGAAGCGAGACAGATCCTTTAATTATTTGGTACAAACAAGACGGCCTAACTAAG ATAAGGGATGGCGACAAATACGAAACTTCATCACAAGGATTGATAATAAAAGGAGTAACAAACGATGATAAAGGGCTGTACAGATGTGCAGCATCGGATCTCAAAACTGGGGAAGAAATAATCAGAGATATACAAGTTGAG GTGATATCAGTACCAAAGATAACAGAAATTGTAGCGTCTCCTGATAGCAATGTGGTAGCTGGTGGCGTATTAGAGATCGTATGTATGGCTACTGGTAGCCCTCACCCGGAATATGTATGGAGAAAGATTCCCAAATac CCTCAACCAATTGGAAATTACACTTTCCCGGCGCAATACGCTCATTGGAAACAAGAAGGCAATAGAGTAACAATATACGACGTGAATGAAAATGATGCCGGGGCTTATGAATGTACAGCTACTAATGTGGCTGGTTCCTCGTCGGGGAGTATCAACATAGAT GTATATTTCATGCCAGAGATAACAAAAGCTGATAGGGTAGTAGCCATAGAAGGATCGACAGTGCAAATAGTTTGCAGATCACAAGGCCTACCAATTCCCCAGATGAGTATAAACTATTTGGGGGAGGAAGTCGATGAACGAAG CATAGTATGGGACGTGAAGAATATTAGTAACATCGAAGTAGAGTTCTATTTGACTTTCCTCAGAGTCAATAGAACTCACGACGGGTTTTATGTTTGTAACGCGACCAATTTCT TGGCCACTGATCAAAGAGAAATTAATTTGGCGGTATTGTACCCGCCACACTTCGATGAAGCATTCGAGGAAGCCTGGGGCTGGAGCGGGCGTAGTACAAACCTGAGTTGTGACAACCATAGCAGTCCACCGGCAAATATTACATGgaa TTATCAAGGCAATGATTTAACAAAAGAGGAACAAACGAAAATCAACAACATCATGGCCGACAAGATACACGATAATCCACTAATAATTGAGAACGTATCACTTTATGGAACTTATCAATGTATTGCCAACAACGGATTCGGCGAAGACAAAAAAATGATTATATTGAGACAAGGATTTGTTCCAGCAGCTATTAATAAT GTAACACTAACAAACATCACAGCAACATCAGTCACATTTTCCATCAACGTGCCAGAATCCCTCATCGGACCTCCTATAAAAGCATACAAAGCAGAATATGACGAAGCCGAAAACTACAACATAACAGACATACACATAAATAGAACTTGGTCTATTGATAGACCGTTCAGAATAGATAGACTGAAACCCAGTACAGTTTACTATATAAAGTTTGCAGCTGTTAATGATGTCGGTGACGGGCCTTGGAGTGAAGTCTACGATTTCGACACACTTGAAAA CACGAATTTCAGGTCAGTGCCACTAGAGCCTGTCTGGGAGGCGGATGTAGAGGAAGTTGCTGCAATGGAGCGTAAACTAAAGTGGAAACAAGAGGAACTAGTCGATTCCTACAACATACGACTTTGCCCA ATGAACAACGGTATTATCGAGGATACAATGTGTACAGACAAGACTATCGAACCAGCAGCCGAATTCCAACTGGAAGAAGTAGATTCCAACACAACTTACTATCTTGAATTGATTGCGCACAATTCTAACGGTTCATCCACTCCTGCGCATATAATGTTTACAATACCAG CTGAAGAAGAAAAGCTATTATCTGCTGGAGCTTTAATCGGAATATCAATAGTGGTAGTATTCTTATGCCTCGTGTTATTGGACGTAGTTCTATTGCTGTGGCGGAAACAAGGCATCATTGCTCATTGCTGCAACAACAAGAAGAAGATTAAAAGAGAA AGACAGGAAAGGCCTTCTTAG